The Arvicola amphibius chromosome 4, mArvAmp1.2, whole genome shotgun sequence genome includes the window TATTTGTTACAGAGACACGCATATCTGAATTTGAAATGGTCATCTAAGGCACGGAATATATGTGGGTTTTTTGAAACCTATATAAAATTTTGAGGACAAACTTTatcaaaattttcaatcacatcaatatacaaaaaacatacagcaaattacaaatgaataaacaacagTTGAGCAGGATGATGGAGAGAGAAGCATTAATGTGTTTGTATCTCAGTAGAAAATGCATAGATCTCTCTTGAAAAGGAGAGGAGATAGAATCAGGTAAAGAAGTTGGGAAGAATCATTGAAGATTGTAATGATTACAGACATTTGGAGTTCGAGAATATAGTCACTATAATAATTGTCATATCTCTTTTTATACAAAACATACCCAaaatatatggtcaatttttaatataaaggaTCCTAATTTTTCTCAAGGGAATACTGGATAACAAAAATGATAGTGAAAAACCAAACTATCATATCTCACTTCATCCTCCAGGGCCTGCCCATCCCCCCAGAGCACCAGCACCTGTTTTATGCCCTGTTCCTGGCCATGTACCTCACCACCATCATGGGgaacctcatcatcatcatcctcattctACTGGACTCCcatctccacacacccatgtacttctttctCAGCAACTTGTCTTTCTCTGACTTCTGCTTTGCCTCTGTCACAATGCCCAAATTGCTGCAGAACATGCATAGCCAAGATCCATCCATCTCCTATGTAGGTTGTCTGACACAAatgtactttttcattttttttggaaaCATGGAAAACTTCCTTCTTATggtcatggcctatgaccgctatgtggccatctgcttcCCACTTCATTACATCAGCATCATGAGCTCcaagctctgtgtgtgtctggtagTGCTGTCGTGGGAGATTAACATGCTGTATTCCATGTTACATACCCTACTCTTGGCTACATTGTCATTCTGTAAGGACAACATTATCAAGCACTTTTTCTGTGAAACATCTGCCCTGCTCAAGTTGGCCTGCTCTGACATTTATATTAATGAACTAATGATATTTATCTTGGGAGGACCCATTATTGTCATCCCATTCTTACTCATCATTTTGTCCTATGTGCAAATTGTCTCCTCCATCCTAAAGGTTTCATCTGCTCGAGTTATCCACAAGGTCTTCTCTACCTGTGGCTCCCACCTGTCTGTGGTCTCACTGTTCTATGGGACAATTATTGGTCTCTACCTATGTCCACCAACTAATAACTCTACTGTGAAGGAGACTGTCATGGCCATGATGTATACAGTAGTGATTCCCATGCTGAACCCcttcatctacagcctgaggaacaggGACATGAAAGAGGCCCTGACAAGAGTCCTTTGCAAGAAGAAATTCTGCCGATAATGGCAGTACTGAGATTTTTACTTAAATTTACCTGATAAATATATTGACATTAATATTACAAAATTTATCCCTATAATGGAACCAACATTCAAGTACATACATTTCCATTTGAAAAACACAGTTTTGCAAAGAGGTTCGGGCAAGGAACAAGACTTTGTTGACCTAGtgatgccttcctctgccttgcaTATGTGATTCTCAAAAAGCTTTAGTTAAAAGTCACTGTTTTGGCTgatctctattctttcccaagattTTGTGATATTATACAATTTCTTTGTTAATCTCACTATAATTCCCATGTTGGGCCCTTTAATTTACAGACTAAGGAACAGAGAAATGAGTCACTGCTAAGAGTCttttagaagaagaaaatctGTTTATAATGTACTTGAGTTCATCTAGTAAATATATTAATACCAATATTACAAAATGCATCCCTACAATAGGACCCCCACAAAAGAACATATTCCATAATAATTACATTTGCAAAGGGGAGTTTGCAAAGTAGTTCAGTTAGGAAGTGGACCTTGCTGACTTATTGACGTCATCCACTGCCTTGCAAGTGTGATTCTAGAAAAGTATTAGCTAAGAGCCACTGTTGTATCAGAATTTCACTCTTTAGATTCCCTTTTTTCATTGGAAATAGATTTGTTGCTGAATTCTGCCTaaggtttggctgtgggtctctgcctctatttttACCAGTTGTTTTATGGAGCATAACTGTTGCATAGAGAtcattgcatttatttctttctgaCCTATTTGGTTTTCTCATAAGTCTCTGGCCCATCTGGCTTTTGGTTGCTCTTCCTCCAGGTAATGGCAGTGGTGCACTCTCACTCACagcatgggtctcaggctggaccagttaTTGGTTGGTCACTTTCATATTTTCTGTGCAGCTTTTACCATGGCACATCTTGCTGTCAGGACAAAGTATATACCAAAATCTTGCAGTTGGTTTAGTGTTCCAATCACTCCACTAGACATCTTGTTTGGTTATATGACATGTCATGTTCAGTCTCCATATCCCTATTACTGGGAGTCTTAGCTATCATTCTAATGGACTACAGAGAGTTTCCATTATACTATGTTTCTATCCTGCCACTGCATAAATTTCTCCTTTAAGCCAAAGACACtgaatggtgtaggaggtccttctgtttgtgtgttgctttcattggttaattaataaagaaactgcttggcctcatagggaagaacttaggaaggcggagaagacagaactgaattctgggaagaagaaagcagagtcagagagccaccatgagccaccaggtcagacatgctgaatcttttacagtaagccacgaccttgtggtgaacaCAGAGTATTAGAAATGGGTGAAAtccaagatattcatgagtatggcaataggatctggacatttatggctccctctcctcatctgcccaaggaactagctgggggcatcttcctggatacctgggaacccctctagagtcaagtctctgccaaccctagaatggctcccttaattaagatatataattccttgttcccatatccacccttcctatatcccaactatcctattcccccaagatctccccatcctccacttcacactttctctccccatcctcccatccccccatcccaccccacccccaagttcccattttttgtccagcaatcttgtctacttccaatatccaggaggataactatatgtttttctttggattaaccttcttatttagcttctctaggatcacgaattataggctcgatgtcctttatttatggctagaaaccaattatgagtgagtacagcccatgttcatctttttgggcctgggttacctcactcaagatgatgttttctatttccatccatttgcctgcaaaattcaagatgtcattgttttttaccgccaagtagtactctaatatgtatatattccacactttcttcatccattcttccactgaagggcatctaggttgtttccaggttctggctattacaaataatgctgctatagaaccttcacctggcgttggatggagaaaatgacagagccccacattggagcatcggactgagcacccaaggacctgatgaggaacaaaaggagggagatcatgagcaaggaagtcaggaccgtgaggggtgcgttcacccattgagacggtgggacagaactaatgggagaccaccaagtccagttggaatgggactaatggaacaggcgaccaaaccagactctctgaatgtggctgacggtggaggaggactgagaaaccaaggacaacggctaTGGCCTTTtctcttcagcatggatgggctcactgtgagccttgtcagcttggttgttcaccttcctggacttagggggagttgggaggaccttggacttaacatagtgaagggaaccctgatggctctttgacctgaagagggagagagtgggggtatgggtggaagggaggggagggaagggggaggaggaggggaggagatggaaatctttaataaaaaatgagaaaaaaaagaaatgggtgaaatcaagatgtgagagttagcccataagaggctagagctaatgaaccaggcagtgtttaaatgaatacagtttctgtgtgattatttcaagtataagctagccaggtggtatAGAACAAGGGCCCTCTCTCAACAACAACTGAAAATAATACACCTATTTAATTATTCTTATATAAGTAACATCACAATCCTTGGAGATGATTGAATGTAACTTAAACCTACCATAAAACCACTTTTGCTTCTTATGTTAATCAAAATACAGAGAGTATATGAATCATTTTTCTGGAGTAACTGAAACCATTATATTAGCAAGCAAAATATGGCTGTTTTTAACAACCAGAGCAGGTAGTACTCTCTCTAAAATACTGGATACATCCTTAGATCACACTTAGTATTTTAACATTCACAAACATAAGTTACTCATCTCTAGGAACTCAATAACATTAGACCAATAAGGATTGAAATTTCCTGGAGATAAAAATTTGTGTTTCATAATCATGCACAGAACTTCATCAGATGACCACCAAGTTCATAACTACAATGAAAGAAGGAATTAGAAATTCCACCAATGGAATCATGATCAATGATGAACTCATAGAACAGGGCATTAGGAAGTCATCTTACATACATTTAGAGGAGTTGAGGTAATGGTGGTAGAGGGTACTATCATGGTATTCATAGGTAAGAATACCAAATGAATTACCTGGCATAAAAACATGGACTGCTTTTCTTTTGGCTTAAGGAAGCATTAAATATTCCATCTACTTGCCatattgttgtagaatattattttaagttgtgttacttttgtttatgttgcatttgttgaactctgtgaagctgtgtaactgtgcctgtctaaaacacctgatggtatAATAAAGAGTTAAACAGCCAATAGtgaaacaacagaaagaagaggtgggactgacggacagagagaataaatagaaggggaAATCTGGGAGGAGCACAAAGAGGGATCAAggaacaagagaggaaggaagaggaattcAGAGGCCAgccaccaagctacacaatgagacacagtaaaaaggaaagaaaaggtatgcaggaaaagaaaaggaaaaaacctaGAGGCAAAAATTAGATGGAATAATTTAGGTTAAGACAAGCTGGAATAAAccataatttataattaagaatgagcctccatgtgtgatATATCtggtagctgggtggcaggaaacaaaaggagtaaagaaaacaaacaacaaaaccatatTCCTGCCCTTCTCCTTGGCACACATATGAAGTTGACAGATGAAGTTTAAATTTACTAGAAGATTGTGTCTATGCCCAAAACCCTTTAGCGGGTAGGCAATCATGTTGGATTGAGATGCTATATTTGGAAGctgtcctggtgtgtgtgtgattttctacAGTTTCATTCCACTTGCACTTCAAAACTACTATAGGATGGTCTGGAGAGTTTGAACTTCCATTAAAAGCAAGGATCACAGccaaaacttttaaaactatctGTAGCTTCTTGTGTAAATTTTTGTTATGTAAGACACTTTAAGTCattaccaatgaaaataacatggGCTGATTTTCTAGTCAACTGATTCATTTCTCCCTCTAAAAAAGTGGGCTCCATCAAACAGAAGCATGCTAATTACTTGACCAGTCAATGAATATACATAtttccacctttatttttttagttttcttggaactgcatatgtaaatggagactgtacttttgtttcttggcttcccagactcaaataatcacatataactatattaattacaacactgtttcaCCAATGaatcaggcatatttctagctagctcttacattaaaAATTAACCTATTACTATTAACCTGTGTTTCAGTGCGAGGCTTTGACTTCATGGTAAGGTTCTgctatctttctccttcagcagctatatggcatctgtctgactctgccttttttctccctgcatttagtttagttttctatCCTATGTATATTGTGTCCTGTCATAAACCAAAGCAGATTATTAACAAATAGTAATAGGACATATTCACAACATGCAAATACTTCCACTTCTGCTTGTACTTTCGCCTCTACTTCTGGTTTAACCTCTACTTCCGGTTGTGCCTCTACTTCCGGTTACGCCTCTGCTATTTCTGCTTatacttctgcctctacttccggTTTCGCCCCTGCTTCCATTTCTGCCTTCTACTTCCGCCTATACTTCCGGTTTCGGCCCAATTTCCGCTTCCGCTTTTACTTCCCACCTCTGCTTCTGGTTtcacctgtacttcctgcttcGCCCCTACTTCTGCTTCCGCTTGTACTTCCGCCTCTACTTCCAGTTTAACCTCTACTTCCGCTTCTGCCTTCTaatcccacctctacttctgcctctacttccggTTTTGTCCCTACTTCTTCCACTTTTACTTCCGCACTTACTTCCGATTCCGCCCCTACTTCCGCTTCAGCCTTTACTTCCACATTTACTTCCGGTTTCGCCCCTACTTCCGCTTCTGCTTGCACTCCGCCTCTACTTCCAGTTTCACCTCTACTTTTGGTTACGCCTCTGATCCTGTTTCTGCTTATACTTCCGCCTCTACTTTCGGTTTTGCCTCTATTTCTTCCACTTTTACTTCCGCATTTACTTCTGGTTTCGCCCCTACTTCCGCTTCCGCTTGtacttctgcctctacttccagttTCGCCCCTGCTTCTGCTTTTACTTCCCGCCCCTAATTCCAGTTTCGCCCCTACTTCCGTTTCTGCCTTCTACTTCTGCTTCTACTTCCGGTTTCCCCTCTACTTccgcttatttatttatttaatcaagaTGAGTGTGAGATACTCCTTTATTCCTGAAGAGGGCGTCATATCGcactatggatggttgtgagccccttaggttgctgggaattgaactcaggacctctggaagagcagccagcgcacttcaccgctgagccatctcaagtgCTCTAGGCTCACCCACTGAGCGTGTAGTTAATCGCGGGGGCGGCAGCAGGAGCGCTGTGAGGAAGCTAGAAgcctccagctgcctctgctcgCACTTAGCTTGGTTTCTCCGCAGTATTCATCCAGGCCACCAACCCTGGAAGGATGACGTGCGCCTCCAGGAGGGGTTGTCCCTCCCCTGCTAACTCCACCTGGAAACTTTCTTAAAGACATAGCAGGGTCTTGTCTCCTAGggcgtgtcaagttgacaatgagtACTATCAGAAGAGGTCAGTATGGAGGAACAaggtgtcctagttagggtctccactgctgtgacaaaagaccatgaccaaaagtcaAGTTGGGGacgaaagggtttattcggcttacacTTTTGTACCGCTgctcatcactggaggaagtcaggacaggaactcaaatggggcaggaacctggaagcaggagctgatgcagaggccatggaggagtctgcttacttgcttgctcccaaggcttgctcagtctgctctctctctctctctctctctctctctctctctctctctctctctctctctctctctctctctctctctctctctctctgtctctctctctgcctctctctgtctctctatctatctatctctatctctttttgCCTTTATATGAGGAagttttattgttaattatttacCTTAatagtctcagaaagaaaaactgattaGTTTAATCCAACATGATTTGTAGTTGGCAAAATCTAGTGAAGCAAGTGTATTCTGATTGCTAAGGATTTCATTTGGCAATACTTAACCACCTAACACTTGGAACATAATCCAGAACAATGCATCACCCCTCCTTTTCACTTTAATGCCACACCTACCTCCCTTCATTATGGAAATATCTTCATTAAATATGATTCCCAGAGAACAGGTTCCTTGGAGCATATAGCCCTGAGGTCAatgcacaaaaagaaaactgaaaataaaactctGTATGATAATATACTAATCTAAAGAAACCAAACCTTCcaatatattaagaaataaatccaGTTCAAATGCACAGAGGCTCTGGTGGAGTAACTGAAAACAGCCAGTTATTCCAAGATACACAAGCAGGAACAGTGCACCTCGCCCAGCAGTGGCGCTCAGAAGCCAAAAGTGTTCTCTCCGCTGTAGGCCACACACAAGAATACAtcttcatcctttttcttctggTAAAGCTGCCCCATAGTTAGGCTGGACTGTGGGACTGTCTTGTCCACAAACAGGAAGATCGTCTTCTCAGAAGGAAGCTGAATCCTTTTCCTGATGATCCACATGAACAGTGATGTCAGATGGAACCAAGTACCTCCTTTTGTCAGTGTTAACAATCTGAGTGCCTGAGACCTTTTCCACGATCATGGGAATCCGGTCGGGGTACTTCGCTCTGATCTTCGCAGATTCCACGCGTCTATGTTCCAGCGAGTATTCCTCCTTAAACATCTACTTCATGGCGGTGGGAGGCACTGGGGGGCCGGAGCTGTGGACTTTGAAGAAGCAACCACAACAACGGAGGGGCAACTGCAGCGATGACTACTCGGCAAGCAGGACTTCCGCAGtcctcggcctgctttcttatagaacccaggaccaccagcccaggaccGGCACCACCACCGTAGACTGGGCCCTCCTTCATTGACCACTTAATGAGACAATGCCTTCCAGCTGGATTGCAAGAGGGCATTTCCTcggctgaggctccttcctctggtgactttagcttgtgttgtGCTGACACACATAACCAGCCAGTACAGAAGACATGAGGCCTAAGGACAGCCTTAGGGGCctagaaagagacaagaagggCAATGCTATCAGATACTGTGTTGCTGTTTCCGGATATGGCAATCCAGTGTTAGATGCTGCAGAGACACAAATGACAAAGACCTGAACAACCTCTTACTACATCCAAAAGAACATTCTCCAGCAGGAAAACTTACCAGTGCCCTAGTAAGTGGACAGGATTACCTTGTCATAGCAGAAGCAAGGGCCTCAAGCCAGCTTGACAAAAATTAACAAGACACTACAACTACAACTAGTCCTGTTGTAGAAAATTATCActccaggcagtatttaaaacaaTGGCTAGTAGATCTGATAGCCTTCATCTAAGACAGAGCCTCAGGCTGCAACCTAAAGTTTACAGGAAATACAGGGGTCAAAGGAACACAAGAAGTCCCTCAAGGGTGTCATGGGCAAATCCAGACAAGAGAAAGATACACTAATGGCTCACTTCTTCCAAGCAGAAAATGTCagaacagaaaatgaaggaaaatcacAGTTGGGAACATTAGAAATACATCAACCAATTGCAATGTATTGATTTGGTCTGACTCTTAATTCAAACAAACTTAAAAAGGCATAAGGCAATTAGGAAAAGTGAAGCAGTGACTGAATACTTGGTGATATTGAAAATGGTTTGGTTGCCTTAGGTGTTACAATGAAAGAGTTACAGACTAAGCAGCATGGTGCTGGGATTTGTATTAGAGCCCTCTAGGAGCAAAGCCAGGGTCTGGTGGGGTAGGGGAAGAACTGGATTGGCCAAACTGATAGTGTACCAGCCAGGTGATAGAGACTTAATCATTATTCCCCTTCTGCTTCTTTAATGggttttcagttttatataatCAGAAGAAATATCATCAAAAGATGGTTTAGGCAGTATGCATACTCTTGTCCATTTTCgtttttgaaataaggtttcatgtttcccaggctggccgtgaacttcctatgtagctgaggatgatcttgaactggATCTTCTGCCTCCACTGGCCCAGAGCTTAGATGACCTGCACCACCCAGGTca containing:
- the LOC119811993 gene encoding olfactory receptor 1468-like, whose translation is MIVKNQTIISHFILQGLPIPPEHQHLFYALFLAMYLTTIMGNLIIIILILLDSHLHTPMYFFLSNLSFSDFCFASVTMPKLLQNMHSQDPSISYVGCLTQMYFFIFFGNMENFLLMVMAYDRYVAICFPLHYISIMSSKLCVCLVVLSWEINMLYSMLHTLLLATLSFCKDNIIKHFFCETSALLKLACSDIYINELMIFILGGPIIVIPFLLIILSYVQIVSSILKVSSARVIHKVFSTCGSHLSVVSLFYGTIIGLYLCPPTNNSTVKETVMAMMYTVVIPMLNPFIYSLRNRDMKEALTRVLCKKKFCR